In one window of Helianthus annuus cultivar XRQ/B chromosome 17, HanXRQr2.0-SUNRISE, whole genome shotgun sequence DNA:
- the LOC110924912 gene encoding tyrosine-protein phosphatase non-receptor type 23-like, translating to MVSSSNTGVSDTVDPMAVVSDDEIPSEGDVYTSDTTSTDDDDFQPFALPDIGVEIQPADGIPAGDLPLAVIPAPVPLAAFPEVDVPLDVVSDDDIDLFKEGPPEDDYEGGAPIDADAILPIAEAPVEELPLGSPVPDSLEFVASASLHDQGVQHHSPDPDVAMSAAPGPSHEFEFYHEIDDNFDPVFPPDFDPDQDIEFIHMDQPLETPVAPIDPLFDIPADFDMDLVDPEPVMAPEPAVAPDPAPEHDPVLDDAPAIAPPIADLPIVAPPVVDDPVVDVLLPDPVPVLVDRAPFAAHIDPRYADTRNGWIEDDDDHPPFVLTVTPPVAPVSAPNDIPLFPPHTTDVHHTDLPITFLQDIPPPRPGEGSSRQPPVSVPPVLSSSFPFLSQFPHVVPPAAPSFIPSSEPFLWTTPSIMPLSDPYHPFHVGYATEDILVSLQLQQDALSRRIQELERAPHPPCHCQTPFAAPHTPRPLSPDSDVRFLTSEQHIAYLLRVCCALEEDWLHMRRLLFSHFPPPPPPSA from the coding sequence ATGGTTTCTTCTTCAAACACAGGAGTATCAGACACAGTAGACCCCATGGCAGTTGTGTCAGACGATGAGATACCATCAGAGGGAGACGTGTATACGTCAGACACCACGAGTACAGATGACGATGATTTTCAGCCGTTCGCTCTGCCAGACATCGGAGTTGAGATTCAGCCTGCTGATGGCATTCCTGCCGGGGATCTAcctcttgcggtgatccctgctcccgtTCCGCTTGCTGCTTTCCCCGAGGTGGATGTGCCACTCGATGTCGTGTCTGATGACGACATTGATCTGTTCAAGGAGGGTCCCCCTGAGGACGACTATGAGGGCGGGGCTCCGATTGATGCTGATGCTATCCTTCCTATTGCTGAGGCCCCTGTAGAGGAGCTTCCTCttggttcacctgtcccagattcgTTGGAGTTTGTGGCATCCGCGTCCCTGCACGACCAGGGTGTGCAGCATCACTCTCCTGACCCCGACGTGGCGATGTCAGCTGCACCTGGTCCGTCACACGAGTTTGAGTTTTACCACGAGATCGATGACAATTTTGATCCAGTTTTTCCCCCTGATTTCGATCCTGACCAGGACATCGAGTTTATTCATATGGACCAGCCCTTAGAGACGCCAGTGGCTCCTATTGATCCGTTATTTGACATTCCTGCTGATTTTGATATGGACCTTGTTGACCCCGAGCCTGTCATGGCCCCAGAGCCTGCTGTTGCTCCTGATCCTGCAccagagcatgaccctgttcttGATGATGCACCAGCCATTGCACCACCCATTGCTGACCTTCCCATTGTTGCTCCACCGGTGGTGGATGATCCTGTCGTTGATGTACTTTTACCTGATCCCGTGCCGGTATTGGTTGACCGTGCACCTTTCGCCGCTCACATAGATCCTCGTTATGCTGACACCCGTAACGGATGGATCGAGGATGATGACGATCACCCACCGTTTGTGCTAACTGTCACTCCTCCAGTAGCACCTGTTTCTGCACCCAATGAtattccattgtttcccccacacACCACTGACGTTCATCATACTGATCTTCCCATCACATTCCTCCAGGATATACCGCCACCTCGTCCTGGAGAGGGTTCATCAAGGCAGCCGCCTGTTTCTGTTCCACCCGTACTATCATCATCTTTTCCATTTCTGTCACAGTTTCCCCATGTTGTACCACCTGCTGCACCATCTTTCATACCATCGAGTGAGCCATTTTTGTGGACTACGCCCTCTATTATGCCATTATCTGATCCGTACCACCCATTTCATGTGGGGTACGCTACGGAGGATATACTTGTGTCGCTGCAGCTACAGCAGGACGCACTGAGCCGTCGTattcaggagttggagagagctccacatCCGCCTTGTCACTGTCAGACCCCCTTTGCAGCACCACACACTCCACGTCCGCTTTCCCCTGATTCAGACGTTCGTTTCTTGACATCTGAGCAGCATATTGCATATTTGTTGCGCGTCTGTTGTGCCTTAGAAGAGGACTGGTTACACATGCGTCGCTTGCTTTtctctcattttcctcctcctcctccgccatcagcatag